A single Carnobacterium inhibens subsp. inhibens DSM 13024 DNA region contains:
- a CDS encoding DUF871 domain-containing protein — MRRLGISVYPNHSSVPEIREYIDLAARYNFKRVFTCLLSVEGDKETIVQEFTDVIMHAKEKGMEVIADVSPKVFGELGISYNDLTFFKEIGADGIRLDMGFTGNEESIMTFNPQGLKIELNISSGTKYLDNIMSYQANAANLMGCHNFYPHRYTGLNYDHFIETSKQYKEHGLVTAAFVNSPSAHIGPWPVDEGLCTLDMHREWPIDVQAKHLWATEVIDDVIIANAFASEAELQALSKLNPYQLTLTCELEADVPELEAKIVTEEFHFNRGDVSDYVIRSTQSRVKYKGHEFVPFNTPDMKKGDIIIETSLYAHYAGELQVALQPMKNSGKSNVVGHVLEEEQFLLDYLKPWQKFQFSLKIN, encoded by the coding sequence ATGAGAAGATTAGGCATTTCAGTTTATCCAAACCATAGTTCAGTTCCAGAAATCAGAGAGTATATTGATTTGGCCGCACGTTACAATTTCAAACGAGTGTTCACATGTTTGTTATCGGTAGAAGGGGATAAAGAAACGATCGTCCAAGAGTTCACAGATGTGATTATGCATGCAAAAGAAAAAGGCATGGAAGTGATTGCGGATGTCAGTCCAAAAGTATTTGGCGAACTCGGAATCAGTTACAATGACTTGACGTTTTTCAAAGAAATCGGTGCAGATGGTATTCGTTTAGATATGGGCTTTACTGGGAATGAAGAATCGATTATGACTTTTAATCCGCAAGGCTTAAAAATTGAATTGAATATCAGCAGTGGAACAAAGTACTTAGACAATATTATGAGCTATCAAGCCAATGCGGCTAATTTAATGGGGTGTCACAATTTTTACCCACACCGCTACACGGGTTTGAATTATGATCATTTTATCGAAACGAGTAAGCAATACAAAGAACATGGGCTAGTAACGGCTGCTTTTGTGAATTCACCATCTGCTCACATTGGTCCTTGGCCGGTAGATGAAGGGTTATGTACATTGGATATGCACCGAGAATGGCCGATCGACGTGCAAGCCAAGCATTTGTGGGCTACTGAAGTGATCGATGATGTGATTATTGCCAATGCTTTTGCAAGTGAAGCAGAACTTCAAGCATTGAGTAAATTGAATCCTTACCAATTAACACTGACATGCGAATTAGAAGCAGACGTTCCTGAATTGGAAGCAAAAATCGTTACAGAAGAATTTCACTTTAACCGTGGAGACGTATCGGACTATGTGATCCGTTCGACGCAAAGCCGTGTGAAATATAAAGGGCATGAATTTGTTCCGTTCAACACACCGGACATGAAAAAAGGCGACATTATTATCGAAACTTCTTTATATGCGCATTATGCCGGTGAATTACAAGTAGCTTTGCAGCCAATGAAAAACTCCGGGAAATCTAATGTTGTCGGACATGTGCTAGAAGAAGAGCAATTTTTACTGGATTATTTAAAACCGTGGCAAAAATTTCAATTTAGCTTAAAAATCAACTAA